The following coding sequences lie in one Sphingobium sp. KCTC 72723 genomic window:
- the ahpC gene encoding alkyl hydroperoxide reductase subunit C: protein MALINTTIKPFSATAYKEGKFVDVTDADVKGKWAIFFFYPADFTFVCPTELEDLAGIYPTLQGLNVEVYSVSTDTHFSHKAWHDTSPAIGKISYYMLGDQSGQITNNFDVMRPGVGLADRATFLVDPEGVIQFMEITSEGVGRNATELLRKVKAAQYVAAHPGEVCPAKWEEGETTLAPSLDLVGKI from the coding sequence ATGGCTCTCATCAACACGACCATCAAGCCTTTCTCGGCCACCGCTTACAAGGAAGGCAAGTTCGTCGACGTCACCGACGCCGACGTGAAGGGCAAGTGGGCGATCTTCTTCTTCTACCCCGCCGATTTCACGTTCGTCTGCCCCACCGAGCTGGAAGACCTGGCCGGCATCTATCCGACCCTCCAGGGTCTGAACGTCGAAGTCTATTCGGTGTCAACCGACACGCATTTCAGCCACAAGGCATGGCACGACACCTCGCCTGCCATCGGCAAGATCAGCTATTATATGCTGGGCGACCAGTCGGGCCAGATCACCAACAATTTCGACGTGATGCGTCCGGGCGTCGGTCTGGCGGATCGTGCGACCTTCCTGGTCGATCCCGAAGGCGTGATCCAGTTCATGGAAATCACATCGGAAGGCGTCGGCCGCAACGCGACCGAACTGCTGCGCAAGGTGAAGGCCGCGCAATATGTCGCCGCGCACCCCGGTGAAGTCTGCCCCGCCAAGTGGGAAGAAGGCGAAACCACTCTCGCCCCCTCGCTCGACCTGGTCGGCAAAATCTAA
- a CDS encoding NAD(P) transhydrogenase subunit alpha: protein MKIAVVKEQAAGERRVAATPETVKKFIGLGAQVSVEAGAGLTASVADTDYAAAGASVADRAATVAGADIILGVQGPDVASIAGANPGAWIAAGLNPFGERARVDAYAAAGYEALAMEFMPRITRAQSMDILSSQSNLSGYKAVLDAAGEYGKAFPMMMTAAGTVSAAKAFIMGVGVAGLQAIATARRLGAQVSATDVRAATKEQIESLGAKAIFVEKVAGIEGEGSGGYATEMSDEYKAAQAELVSAHIAKQDIVITTALIPGRPAPRLITDAQIATMKPGSVIVDLAVEQGGNVEGAVAGEVVIRHGVKIVGHRNVPSRLATDTSALFSRNLFNFLSAFWDKEKNAPVLDEEIGNAIRLTQGGKVVNERLLG, encoded by the coding sequence ATGAAAATAGCAGTGGTAAAAGAACAGGCAGCGGGCGAACGGCGCGTTGCCGCCACGCCTGAAACGGTCAAGAAGTTCATCGGCCTGGGCGCACAGGTTTCGGTAGAAGCAGGGGCGGGGCTTACCGCTTCGGTCGCCGATACCGATTATGCCGCGGCTGGCGCAAGCGTGGCTGACCGCGCGGCGACGGTCGCGGGCGCGGACATCATCCTTGGCGTGCAGGGACCGGATGTGGCCAGCATCGCCGGGGCAAATCCGGGCGCATGGATCGCCGCCGGGCTTAATCCTTTCGGGGAGCGGGCGCGGGTCGATGCCTATGCCGCCGCAGGCTATGAAGCGCTGGCGATGGAATTCATGCCGCGCATCACCCGCGCGCAGTCGATGGACATATTGTCGTCGCAATCGAACCTGTCGGGTTACAAGGCGGTGCTGGATGCCGCCGGCGAATATGGCAAGGCATTCCCGATGATGATGACGGCGGCCGGCACTGTGTCGGCGGCCAAGGCATTCATCATGGGCGTGGGCGTCGCGGGCTTGCAGGCGATCGCCACCGCGCGCCGCCTGGGCGCGCAGGTCAGCGCGACCGACGTGCGTGCCGCGACCAAGGAACAGATCGAATCGCTGGGTGCCAAGGCGATCTTCGTGGAGAAGGTCGCAGGAATCGAGGGCGAAGGATCGGGCGGCTATGCCACCGAGATGTCCGACGAATATAAGGCTGCGCAGGCCGAACTGGTGTCCGCGCATATCGCCAAGCAGGACATCGTCATCACCACCGCGCTGATTCCGGGTCGTCCCGCGCCACGCCTCATCACCGACGCGCAGATCGCGACGATGAAGCCGGGCAGCGTGATCGTCGATCTGGCGGTCGAACAGGGCGGCAATGTCGAAGGCGCAGTCGCAGGCGAAGTCGTCATACGCCACGGCGTCAAGATCGTGGGCCATCGCAACGTGCCGTCGCGGCTGGCCACCGACACGTCGGCCCTCTTCTCGCGCAACCTGTTCAATTTTCTGTCCGCCTTCTGGGACAAGGAAAAGAATGCGCCGGTGCTGGACGAGGAAATCGGCAACGCCATCCGCCTGACGCAGGGCGGCAAGGTTGTTAATGAGCGGCTGTTGGGCTGA
- a CDS encoding TonB-dependent receptor yields MQKISKPDRAAKLTPTFLAMSCVGVLSMAMPATAQEQAAPSEGKRLGSMTVTDTAIEEEGYKVDKASSPKFTAPLIDTPRTITIIPGQLIKDTASASLVEALRTVPGITLGAGEGGNPLGDRPFIRGFDSQASTYLDGVRDVGAQSREIFAVEQIEVVKGSDSSMGGRGNAGGSINLLTKVPTADRFVAASGALGNADYKRATIDINQPINDFVGVRLNAMWHDQDVAGRDAIWSKRWGVAPSIKLGLAGPTSLSVSYYHLETDELPDSGIPYLYTIANAPAGVSETGPARDYTTIGGQSVSVARGAYYGLADRDFRKTNVNNLTFRFEHQFDDGVTLRNTSRYGASSQGYVWTQPDDSQGNVYGTSAASTATAGGLVWRRINSRYSKTSGLLNQTDLSGQFTLGGIRNSFAASVEFSEETAWNGSYVSDAATGAAIATGTTATGGRCGAASIARFNCTSAANPNPYDPWVSYATDASSVVAPIMLSAKKTWTRSNTTTKAASFFDTITFSDSLLLNVGGRFDRYETKVTPGLTATSTANRVSFTRKDDLWTYQAGLIFKPAPNGSVYISTATSATPPGSFLANGTEGNALNVTSQALTDALKVEKTKSYEVGTKWSLLGDSLSLTLAAFRTETQNARATDANGLVSFIGERRIDGIEFGFNGNITPEWNIFGGYTFMDSEVVDGGFTATTVGTVTRYAPAATTGRWFPNTPRHSGTLFTDYKVTPAFTVGGGAIYMGKVYGGYSDTRTISNNAVVITKQLARMVPSYWRFDGNASYAITDAVQVQVNVQNVLNKRYYDKAYSSHYANQAAGRTAIATLNIKY; encoded by the coding sequence ATGCAGAAAATTTCCAAGCCCGACCGGGCTGCCAAACTGACCCCGACTTTCCTGGCCATGAGCTGCGTCGGCGTGTTGTCGATGGCTATGCCAGCGACCGCGCAGGAGCAGGCCGCGCCGAGCGAAGGCAAGCGGCTGGGTTCCATGACCGTCACCGACACGGCGATCGAGGAAGAAGGCTATAAGGTCGACAAAGCATCCTCCCCGAAATTCACCGCGCCGCTGATCGACACGCCGCGCACCATCACCATCATTCCGGGCCAGTTGATCAAGGACACCGCGTCCGCATCGCTGGTCGAAGCGCTGCGCACGGTGCCGGGCATCACGCTAGGCGCGGGCGAAGGCGGCAATCCGCTGGGCGACCGCCCTTTCATCCGGGGCTTTGATTCGCAGGCCAGCACCTATCTGGACGGCGTGCGCGATGTTGGTGCGCAGAGCCGTGAAATCTTCGCGGTCGAGCAGATCGAAGTGGTCAAGGGATCCGACAGCAGCATGGGCGGGCGCGGCAATGCAGGCGGTTCGATCAACCTGCTGACCAAAGTGCCGACCGCCGACCGCTTCGTCGCGGCCAGCGGCGCGCTGGGCAATGCCGACTACAAGCGTGCGACGATCGACATCAACCAGCCGATCAACGATTTCGTCGGCGTGCGGTTGAACGCCATGTGGCATGATCAGGACGTTGCCGGGCGCGACGCCATCTGGTCCAAACGCTGGGGCGTGGCGCCGTCGATCAAACTGGGTCTGGCCGGGCCGACCAGCCTGAGCGTGAGCTATTATCATCTGGAAACCGACGAACTGCCCGATTCGGGCATCCCCTATCTCTACACCATCGCCAATGCGCCCGCAGGCGTCAGCGAAACCGGCCCGGCGCGCGATTATACCACGATCGGCGGACAGTCGGTCAGCGTGGCGCGCGGTGCCTATTATGGTTTGGCCGACCGCGATTTCCGCAAGACCAACGTCAACAACCTGACCTTCCGTTTCGAACATCAGTTCGATGACGGCGTCACGCTGCGCAACACCAGCCGCTATGGCGCGAGCAGCCAAGGCTATGTGTGGACCCAGCCGGACGACAGCCAGGGCAATGTCTATGGCACCAGCGCGGCCAGCACGGCGACGGCAGGCGGCCTGGTGTGGCGGCGGATCAACAGCCGGTATAGCAAGACGTCGGGCCTGCTGAACCAGACCGACCTGTCGGGCCAGTTCACGCTGGGCGGCATCAGGAACAGTTTTGCCGCCAGCGTCGAATTCAGCGAAGAAACGGCATGGAATGGCAGCTATGTGTCCGATGCAGCGACCGGCGCGGCGATTGCGACCGGCACGACAGCGACGGGCGGGCGGTGCGGCGCCGCGTCGATCGCGCGGTTCAATTGCACCAGCGCAGCCAATCCCAACCCCTATGATCCCTGGGTCAGCTATGCCACGGATGCGTCGTCGGTCGTCGCGCCGATCATGCTAAGCGCAAAAAAGACCTGGACCCGGTCGAACACCACGACCAAGGCGGCGTCCTTCTTCGACACGATCACGTTCAGCGATTCCCTGTTACTGAACGTTGGCGGGCGGTTCGACCGTTATGAGACAAAGGTGACGCCGGGCCTGACCGCCACGTCCACCGCCAACCGGGTCAGCTTTACCCGCAAGGACGATCTGTGGACCTATCAGGCGGGCCTGATCTTCAAGCCAGCGCCCAATGGCAGCGTCTATATCTCCACCGCGACGTCCGCGACCCCGCCCGGATCTTTCCTGGCCAACGGGACGGAGGGCAATGCGCTGAACGTCACGTCACAGGCGCTGACCGACGCGCTGAAAGTGGAAAAGACCAAATCCTATGAAGTCGGCACAAAGTGGAGCCTGCTGGGCGACAGCCTGTCGCTGACGCTGGCCGCGTTCCGCACCGAAACGCAAAATGCACGGGCGACCGATGCCAACGGGCTGGTCAGCTTCATCGGCGAAAGGCGGATCGACGGTATCGAGTTCGGCTTCAACGGCAATATCACGCCGGAATGGAATATCTTTGGCGGCTACACCTTCATGGATTCCGAAGTGGTCGACGGCGGCTTTACCGCAACGACCGTCGGCACGGTGACGCGCTATGCGCCCGCCGCGACCACGGGCCGCTGGTTCCCCAATACCCCCCGGCACAGCGGCACGCTGTTCACCGATTACAAGGTGACACCGGCCTTCACCGTGGGCGGCGGCGCGATCTATATGGGCAAGGTCTATGGCGGCTATTCCGACACCCGCACCATCTCCAACAATGCGGTCGTCATCACCAAGCAACTGGCGCGCATGGTGCCAAGCTATTGGCGGTTCGACGGCAATGCGTCCTACGCCATCACCGACGCGGTGCAGGTGCAAGTCAATGTCCAGAATGTGCTGAACAAGCGCTATTATGACAAGGCGTACAGCTCGCACTATGCCAATCAGGCGGCCGGACGCACGGCAATCGCGACGCTGAACATCAAATATTGA
- a CDS encoding ArsR/SmtB family transcription factor, with protein sequence MQHVSRTDDRNATTDAQFKALSDGTRRALLEYLVQEGEQSVHALTAISGVSQPMVSRHMSKLRRADLVTARRAGRETWYSARAKGLAPVVQWMAVYGALWSQRFSALEGIGD encoded by the coding sequence ATGCAGCATGTTTCCCGAACCGACGATCGCAACGCCACGACCGATGCCCAGTTCAAAGCGCTTTCCGACGGCACGCGCCGCGCCCTGCTGGAATATCTGGTGCAGGAAGGGGAACAGAGCGTCCATGCGCTGACCGCCATATCGGGCGTATCGCAACCGATGGTGTCGCGCCACATGAGCAAGCTGCGCCGTGCGGATCTGGTGACGGCCCGGCGCGCGGGGCGCGAAACCTGGTATAGTGCGCGGGCCAAGGGACTGGCCCCGGTGGTGCAATGGATGGCCGTCTATGGCGCATTATGGTCGCAGCGCTTTTCCGCGCTGGAAGGGATTGGCGACTAA
- the ahpF gene encoding alkyl hydroperoxide reductase subunit F: MLDATLTQQLKAYLVNIREPIELVASLGDDAKSRELGDLLNEIAALSDKVSVTTGIDKRVPSFMIRRTGTDIGVRFAGLPMGHEFTSLVLALLQVGGHPSKAAQDLIEQVKGLDGDFAFETYFSLSCQNCPDVVQALNLMSVLNPRISHVAIDGALFKDEVDSRKVMAVPTIFLNGEPFGSGRMEMEQIVAKIDSGAAIRAAEKIKAQEPFEVLIVGGGPAGAAAAIYAARKGIRTGVAAERFGGQVLDTMDIENFISVSRTEGPKLASALESHVRDYEVEIMNLQKAAKLIPAKTEGGYHEVVLENGASLKGRTLILSTGARWRQMGVPGEEEYKNKGVAYCPHCDGPLFKGKRVAVIGGGNSGVEAAIDLAGIVAHVTLIEYDSQLRADAVLQRKLGSLPNVKVITSALTTKVDGNGERVTGLSYKDRNSGTEHDIELEGIFVQIGLVPNTEWLKDAIALSPRGEIEIDARGETSQPGVFAAGDCTTVPYKQIIVAAGAGATAGLSAFDYLIRLPASEEAAQAA, encoded by the coding sequence ATGCTCGACGCCACCCTGACGCAGCAGCTCAAGGCCTATCTGGTCAACATCCGTGAGCCAATCGAACTCGTCGCCTCTCTGGGTGACGACGCCAAATCCCGCGAGTTGGGCGATCTGCTCAACGAAATCGCTGCCCTGTCGGACAAGGTTTCCGTCACCACCGGCATCGACAAGCGCGTCCCCAGCTTCATGATCCGCCGCACCGGCACCGACATCGGTGTGCGCTTTGCCGGCTTGCCGATGGGCCATGAGTTCACCTCGCTCGTCCTTGCCCTGCTGCAAGTGGGCGGCCACCCGTCGAAGGCGGCACAGGATCTGATCGAACAGGTCAAGGGACTGGATGGCGACTTCGCCTTTGAAACCTATTTCTCGCTTTCCTGCCAGAACTGCCCGGATGTGGTGCAGGCATTGAACCTGATGAGCGTCCTCAACCCGCGCATCAGCCACGTCGCGATCGACGGCGCGCTGTTCAAGGATGAAGTGGACAGCCGCAAGGTCATGGCCGTCCCCACCATCTTCCTGAACGGCGAACCTTTCGGGTCGGGCCGCATGGAAATGGAGCAGATCGTCGCGAAGATAGACAGCGGCGCAGCGATCCGCGCGGCGGAGAAGATCAAGGCCCAGGAGCCGTTCGAAGTGCTGATCGTCGGCGGCGGGCCAGCAGGCGCGGCGGCGGCCATCTATGCCGCGCGCAAGGGCATCCGCACCGGCGTCGCCGCCGAACGTTTCGGCGGGCAGGTGCTGGACACGATGGATATCGAGAATTTCATTTCGGTGTCGCGGACCGAAGGGCCAAAGCTGGCCTCCGCACTGGAAAGCCATGTCCGCGACTATGAGGTCGAGATCATGAATCTGCAAAAGGCGGCAAAGCTGATCCCGGCCAAGACCGAGGGCGGCTATCATGAAGTCGTGCTGGAAAACGGCGCGTCGCTCAAGGGCCGCACCCTCATCCTCTCCACCGGCGCACGCTGGCGCCAGATGGGCGTGCCGGGTGAGGAGGAGTATAAGAATAAGGGCGTGGCCTATTGCCCCCATTGCGACGGCCCGCTGTTCAAGGGCAAGCGCGTCGCGGTGATCGGCGGCGGCAATAGCGGCGTGGAAGCCGCGATCGACCTGGCGGGGATCGTCGCCCATGTCACGCTGATCGAGTATGACAGCCAGCTGCGCGCCGATGCGGTACTACAGCGCAAGCTGGGCAGCCTGCCCAACGTCAAGGTCATCACGTCGGCCCTGACCACCAAAGTCGACGGCAATGGCGAGCGGGTCACGGGCCTGTCCTACAAGGATCGCAACAGCGGCACCGAACATGACATCGAACTGGAAGGCATCTTCGTCCAGATCGGCCTGGTCCCCAACACCGAATGGCTCAAGGACGCGATCGCCCTGTCCCCGCGCGGCGAAATAGAAATCGACGCGCGCGGCGAAACCAGTCAGCCGGGCGTGTTCGCGGCAGGCGATTGCACGACCGTGCCGTACAAGCAGATCATCGTTGCGGCGGGTGCGGGTGCGACGGCGGGGTTGTCGGCGTTCGACTACCTGATCCGACTGCCTGCCAGTGAAGAGGCGGCGCAGGCGGCGTAA
- a CDS encoding sigma-54-dependent transcriptional regulator, which produces MARDGIPMLMLIDDEPAQRRLVSALAARAGWRTIFAPDGETAIAMLGTQDGMQLDAILLDQWSPDFEPSGLIREIRARRPALPILILTAHNNVAVAVEAMRAGATDYLSKPIAPERLLAALNVTVAEGAAHGELRPLTEKITAPLSFEDVVGSAPQFRAALAIAAKAARARVPVLVEGESGVGKDVIARAIHAASPRHKQAMVTVNCGAIPANLVESELFGHERGAFTGAFERHVGKFASADMGTIFLDEVSEMPLDAQVKLLRVLQDGEVQPIGARRPVHVDVRVIAATNKRLIEEIEAGRFREDLYYRLNVVQLTIPPLRERMGDIPALCRHLLARIATQPGLRGLGLTDDALALLMQHGWPGNVRQLQNALFRAAVLCEGDALTPQDFPQIAAQIHTRDPLDRIAPRPRAASQPHRDGAGITLFEGDGHVRQLAEIEADVIRLAIGHYRGRMTEVARRLGIGRSTLYRKLTELGIDSAA; this is translated from the coding sequence ATGGCGCGCGACGGCATACCGATGCTGATGCTGATCGACGACGAACCGGCGCAACGGCGGCTGGTTTCGGCGCTGGCAGCCCGTGCGGGATGGCGCACCATCTTTGCACCCGATGGGGAAACCGCGATTGCGATGCTCGGCACGCAGGACGGGATGCAGCTGGACGCGATCCTGCTGGACCAGTGGAGTCCCGATTTTGAACCATCCGGCCTGATCCGCGAGATTCGCGCGCGCCGCCCGGCGCTGCCCATATTGATCCTGACCGCGCACAATAATGTCGCCGTCGCTGTGGAAGCGATGCGCGCCGGGGCGACCGATTATCTGTCGAAACCCATCGCACCCGAACGGCTGCTCGCCGCGCTGAACGTCACCGTTGCCGAGGGCGCGGCCCATGGCGAATTGCGCCCGCTGACCGAAAAGATCACTGCCCCCCTCTCCTTTGAGGATGTGGTCGGTTCCGCGCCACAATTCCGCGCGGCACTGGCCATCGCGGCAAAGGCAGCGCGCGCCCGTGTCCCGGTGCTGGTGGAGGGCGAAAGCGGCGTCGGCAAGGATGTGATCGCCCGCGCCATTCACGCCGCCTCCCCCCGCCACAAACAAGCGATGGTCACGGTCAACTGCGGCGCTATCCCCGCCAATCTGGTCGAATCCGAACTGTTCGGGCATGAACGCGGCGCCTTTACCGGCGCGTTCGAGCGGCATGTCGGCAAATTCGCCAGCGCCGACATGGGGACGATCTTCCTCGACGAAGTCAGCGAAATGCCATTGGACGCGCAGGTCAAGCTGCTGCGGGTGTTGCAGGATGGCGAAGTGCAGCCAATCGGCGCGCGTCGCCCCGTCCATGTCGACGTCCGCGTCATCGCCGCGACCAACAAGCGGCTGATCGAGGAAATAGAGGCCGGGCGCTTTCGTGAGGATCTCTATTATCGCCTGAACGTGGTGCAGTTGACCATCCCGCCTTTGCGCGAACGGATGGGGGATATTCCCGCGCTCTGCCGCCATTTGCTCGCCCGCATCGCGACCCAGCCGGGGCTGCGTGGCCTGGGCCTGACCGACGACGCACTGGCGCTGTTGATGCAGCATGGCTGGCCGGGCAATGTGCGTCAGTTACAGAACGCCCTGTTCCGTGCCGCCGTATTGTGTGAGGGCGACGCGCTGACGCCGCAGGATTTCCCGCAGATCGCCGCGCAGATCCATACCCGCGACCCGTTAGACCGCATCGCGCCCCGCCCGCGCGCCGCCAGCCAGCCGCATCGCGACGGCGCGGGCATCACTCTGTTCGAAGGGGACGGCCATGTCCGCCAACTGGCCGAGATAGAGGCTGACGTCATTCGCCTGGCTATCGGCCATTATCGCGGGCGCATGACCGAAGTGGCCCGGCGACTGGGCATCGGCCGTTCCACCCTGTATCGCAAGCTGACCGAACTGGGCATCGACAGCGCTGCCTGA
- the folP gene encoding dihydropteroate synthase, with protein sequence MLPTIPADARLYLRPVWFVPTPIGLPDGSVARMGNGLIWFQGYELTALNGAGRVARATIPVADFDATVASLPEPLAARARTLAANISATRPPLVLGDRTIRFDGPQVMAILNITPDSFSDGGRHVGNPQAAADAGFAMAAAGAALIDVGGESTRPRAEKLWEGDEIARIVPVIERLAAAGVPVSVDTRKAAVMEAALAAGAKIINDVSALLHDPRSMDVVAKAGCPVILMHAPSSGDDPHDNPAGYSDVVADVFDHLEARVAACVASGIARERIMVDPGLGFGKGLADNLALVNGLATFQGLGVPLLFAGSRKRLIGALSNEAPAADRLGGSVALAFRAAEQGAQMVRVHDVRESVQALHLWRGLADAGLSAV encoded by the coding sequence ATGCTGCCCACCATCCCCGCCGACGCCCGGCTCTACCTGCGCCCGGTCTGGTTCGTCCCCACGCCCATCGGCCTGCCCGACGGGTCGGTGGCGCGGATGGGCAATGGGTTGATCTGGTTTCAGGGTTATGAACTGACCGCGCTGAATGGCGCCGGGCGCGTGGCACGGGCGACCATCCCGGTCGCCGATTTCGACGCGACGGTCGCATCCCTGCCCGAACCCCTTGCCGCACGAGCGCGGACATTGGCGGCCAATATTTCCGCGACCCGTCCGCCGCTGGTGCTGGGCGACCGGACGATCCGCTTCGACGGGCCGCAGGTCATGGCGATCCTGAACATCACGCCCGACAGTTTTTCCGATGGCGGCAGGCATGTCGGCAATCCGCAAGCGGCCGCCGATGCGGGCTTTGCGATGGCGGCGGCGGGCGCGGCATTGATCGACGTGGGCGGGGAATCGACCCGGCCCCGCGCCGAAAAATTGTGGGAAGGCGATGAAATCGCGCGGATCGTGCCAGTGATCGAGCGGCTGGCGGCGGCGGGCGTGCCGGTGTCGGTCGACACGCGCAAGGCCGCCGTGATGGAAGCCGCGCTGGCGGCGGGCGCGAAAATCATCAACGATGTCAGCGCCCTGCTCCACGATCCGCGCAGCATGGACGTGGTCGCCAAAGCAGGCTGCCCGGTCATCCTGATGCACGCGCCATCGTCGGGCGACGACCCGCATGACAATCCTGCCGGATATAGCGATGTGGTCGCGGACGTGTTCGACCATCTGGAGGCGCGGGTGGCCGCCTGCGTCGCTTCTGGAATAGCGCGCGAGCGGATCATGGTCGATCCGGGGCTGGGGTTCGGTAAGGGGCTGGCCGACAATCTGGCGCTGGTGAACGGACTGGCGACTTTTCAGGGGCTGGGCGTGCCGTTGCTGTTTGCGGGCAGTCGCAAGCGTCTGATCGGTGCCTTGTCGAACGAAGCGCCTGCCGCCGACCGGCTGGGCGGATCGGTCGCGCTGGCATTCCGCGCGGCGGAGCAGGGCGCGCAGATGGTGCGCGTGCATGATGTGCGGGAAAGCGTGCAGGCGCTGCACCTGTGGCGCGGGCTGGCCGATGCGGGCCTTAGCGCGGTTTAG
- a CDS encoding site-specific DNA-methyltransferase, with translation MGVMERVATRRKKAVALAPVEIEADRLLRGDCIAEMAKLPDGCIDMIFADPPYNLQLGGDLFRPEGGRVDAVDNDWDKFDTLAAYDRFTTAWLRQARRILKPNGSIWVIGSYHNIFRVGTALQDEGFWILNDIIWRKSNPMPNFKGTRFTNAHETLIWASQGEDAKYTFNYKAMKTLNDELQMRSDWVLPICGGQERLKRNGTKAHPTQKPEALLYRVMLACTKPGDVVLDPFFGTGTTGAVAKRLGRKWIGIEREDAYIEVALERIEAALPLDESALTIMQTARQQPKVAFGTLVETGYINPGTILCDAKRRWRAEVRADGSLSVGTDSGSIHKMGATLQGAPSCNGWTFWHIETDGKLQPIDTLRQTYLLANEP, from the coding sequence ATGGGTGTGATGGAGCGCGTCGCGACGCGGCGGAAGAAGGCGGTTGCGCTCGCCCCGGTCGAGATCGAGGCCGATCGCCTGCTGCGCGGCGATTGCATTGCCGAAATGGCCAAGCTGCCCGACGGCTGCATCGACATGATCTTCGCCGATCCGCCCTATAATCTGCAACTGGGCGGCGACCTGTTCCGGCCCGAAGGCGGCCGTGTCGATGCGGTCGACAATGACTGGGACAAGTTCGACACGCTGGCGGCCTATGACCGCTTCACCACGGCCTGGCTGCGGCAGGCGCGGCGCATCCTGAAACCCAATGGCTCCATCTGGGTGATCGGCAGCTATCATAACATCTTCCGCGTCGGCACCGCGTTGCAGGATGAAGGCTTCTGGATCCTCAACGACATCATCTGGCGCAAGTCCAACCCGATGCCCAATTTCAAGGGGACGCGGTTCACCAATGCACATGAAACGCTGATCTGGGCCAGCCAGGGCGAGGACGCGAAATATACGTTCAATTACAAGGCGATGAAAACGCTGAACGATGAATTGCAGATGCGGTCCGACTGGGTGCTGCCGATCTGCGGCGGGCAGGAACGGTTGAAGCGCAACGGGACCAAGGCGCACCCGACGCAAAAGCCCGAAGCGCTGCTGTATCGGGTGATGCTGGCCTGCACCAAGCCGGGCGATGTCGTGCTGGACCCTTTCTTCGGCACCGGCACGACCGGCGCGGTGGCCAAGCGGCTGGGCCGCAAGTGGATCGGCATCGAACGCGAGGACGCCTATATCGAAGTCGCGCTGGAACGGATCGAGGCGGCGCTGCCGCTGGACGAATCGGCGCTGACCATCATGCAGACCGCGCGGCAGCAGCCCAAGGTCGCCTTCGGGACTCTGGTCGAAACCGGCTATATCAATCCCGGCACGATTCTGTGCGATGCCAAGCGCCGCTGGCGCGCGGAAGTGCGCGCGGACGGATCCCTGAGCGTGGGGACGGACAGCGGGTCGATCCACAAGATGGGCGCGACGTTGCAGGGCGCACCCAGTTGCAATGGCTGGACTTTCTGGCACATCGAGACGGACGGCAAGTTGCAGCCCATCGACACGCTGCGCCAGACCTATTTGCTGGCGAACGAGCCTTAG
- a CDS encoding aa3-type cytochrome c oxidase subunit IV, translated as MASDGNIKSAAKTYESFIGVMKWGTIASVAVAAIVVLLISS; from the coding sequence ATGGCGTCGGACGGAAATATCAAGAGCGCGGCCAAAACCTATGAAAGCTTCATCGGCGTGATGAAGTGGGGCACGATCGCTTCGGTTGCAGTGGCGGCCATCGTGGTGTTGCTGATCTCCAGCTAA
- the betI gene encoding transcriptional regulator BetI, which produces MNDKNTARTTKARPRARFVRETADVRRQALIEATARCLAEKGVGGTSVRAICAQAGVSSGLLTHYFDGVDALVLATYADVGAKVSAAIDSAVEAAGADPRDRLRACLQANFHAPILDPDLLATWIAFWSLVKTDPKIAAIHAEVYGGTRAQLETMLHAAAPAMVPAQARIAAISLTALVDGLWLELCLDPTTFSAGEAQAMVEAAMLRALEP; this is translated from the coding sequence ATGAACGACAAAAATACAGCGCGCACGACCAAGGCCCGTCCCAGAGCGCGCTTCGTCCGCGAAACGGCGGATGTCCGGCGACAGGCTTTGATCGAAGCGACGGCCCGTTGCCTCGCCGAAAAGGGCGTCGGCGGCACATCGGTCCGCGCCATCTGTGCGCAGGCGGGGGTTTCGTCCGGCCTGCTGACGCATTATTTCGACGGCGTCGATGCGCTGGTGCTGGCAACCTATGCCGATGTCGGCGCCAAAGTATCCGCCGCGATCGACAGCGCAGTGGAGGCCGCTGGCGCCGACCCGCGCGACCGGCTGCGCGCCTGCCTTCAGGCCAATTTCCATGCGCCGATACTGGACCCGGACCTGCTGGCCACCTGGATCGCGTTCTGGAGCCTGGTCAAGACCGATCCCAAAATCGCGGCGATTCATGCCGAAGTCTATGGCGGCACCCGCGCGCAACTCGAAACGATGCTCCATGCCGCCGCCCCCGCCATGGTCCCGGCGCAGGCCCGGATCGCGGCGATCAGCCTGACCGCGCTGGTCGACGGGCTGTGGCTGGAACTCTGCCTGGACCCCACCACCTTCTCCGCTGGCGAAGCGCAGGCGATGGTCGAAGCCGCGATGTTGCGCGCGCTGGAGCCGTAA